The nucleotide sequence GTAATGAGTGTATTCCTTTTGAGAAAAGCTTAGCTAGTAATAAATAGTGActtattgaaatttttttatccctTTCTTCGTTTGGTCAAACTGCACCTTAAACTTTGTAGAAATAGTGGGTTCCTTCTCCTTTCCTCCAAGTCTTCCTAAGACATTATACTAATAAAAAAGATAACCCTAAACATCCACTATTATCTTTTTGGCTCCAAAGAAGGTCAAGCCCTAATTTTTTTAGTAGTAAACTTATCTTTCATTTCAGTCATCAAGAAAGCTTAAAAATGCAGATTCAAACTTATATTTCCTTTTCCAGAGTATTGAGATTAAAGCAACTGTTTGCTTTATAAACTTGATTGTATAATTGGTAGGATTAGTATGCATTATGTCATCATCGGATCATTAAATTCAAGCAATTgttttatgtatgtgaaataattgAAGGAGTAGCATGGAGTAAATCCACCTGCAATCCATCAAACCCAAACACACAAGGGATATGTGCTGAGGAATCCCTTGATCAATGATCAAGGCAAAGGACAATACTTCCTTCCTTGTTGACACAACAATGGTTCCCCTTCCCCACTATGAATATCTTCCCTTGCTCCTCTCATcccaccccccacccctcccATCCTGCTCACCCTCCACATTTCATGGCTTCCATCCATCAACCCAAAGAATCGACCACattccttctctttcttctccttctgAGCTTTACAGACCTATGTATTGCCTCAAGGAAGCTATCCTCTCTCTACCAACCTCCCCCTACCATCCTCACCTACCACAGAGGAGCCTTGTTGGAGGGAAACATCCCAATCTCCGTCCTGTGGTATGGGAAATTCTCACCATCACAGAGATCAATTATCACCGACTTCCTCCTCTCCCTGACTCCCCCACACCGCCCCACCACCTTCGCCATCATAACACCCACTGTCTCCAAATGGTGGAGAACAGTCGACTACTACGTCCAAAAGGCCGGGAAGAGGAAGACCCATGTGTTGCTCACCAACCAAGTGTTAGACGAGGGGTACTCCATGGGTAGGCTTCTGAGGAGGTCCGACGTCTCGGAGCTGGCGCGCAGACTGGGCGTCATGGCGGGCGGGGTCGCCCTCGTGCTCACGGCCGCGGACGTGGCCGTGGAGGGGTTCTGCTCCGCTGCCTGCGGGATGCACGGATCCGTCGCCGCGGGCTCTGCTCGGTCCGCGTACATATGGGTGGGCGACTCCGTGAGCCAGTGCCCGGGACAGTGCGCGTGGCCGTTCCACAAGCCAGCCTACGGGCAGCAGGGACAGCCCCTCGGCGCGCCTAACGGAGACGTGGGGCTCGACGGCATGGTGATCAACTTGGCGACGCTGTTGACCGGCTCCGTCACGAACCCGTACGGCGGCGGATACTTCCAGGGCGATCGGGACGCGCCGGTGGAGGTGGCTGCTGGGTGCCCAGGCGTCTATGGCGAGGGCGCATACCCTGGCTATGCTGGGAAACTGAGGGTGGACGTGAAGACGAAGGCGAGCTATAACGTGGAAGGAGAGAAGGGGAGGAAGTATTTGGTGCCGGCTTTGTTGGACCCGATTAGCAACTCTTGTTTGCCTATGGTTTGATTGGATTTGTGTTTGGGTTGAGTTATCTTGTACATATTTGTGTCAGCTACAATGTTGTTATGTATCGCAATTTGCCAGACAACTACACTTTGCAGAGCAGTGAGTGAATCATCATGCTATAGGAACAACATATCAAACAGGAGCTTGTCTCACTGTCTCCTTGTCAACTCCTCCACCAGCCTTTCAAGGTTGACCGAGGAAGAGCCCCCCGGGCCAATGGCTTTTCTTGCCCTCTCTTTCCATTCCAATGCTCTCTTTCTCATCTCTCTCCCTTTGTCCCCTGTCATCACCTCCCTTATGCACCCCTCCACCTCCCCCCTCCTCGCGTTGCTGCCGATCTCCGTACCCATCCCCCATTTGGTGCACAAGTACCTGCAGTTGGTTTGCTGCTCGGCGAAGAATGGCCAGCATATCATCGGCACGCCCTCGCTGATGCTCTCCAGCgtcgagttccacccgcagtgcgACAGGAAGACAGCCGTCGCGGGGTGGCTTAAGACCTCCTCTTGGTTGCACCACCCCACCAACAGCCCCCTCCCTTCTACTTCCGCGGCAAACTCCTCCGGCAGCACCGCCGCCTCGCCTCGCACCATGTCGGGCCTCACCACCCACAGGAACGGGTACCCGCTGCGCGCCAAGCCCCACGCGAACTCGAGCAGCTGCTCCGCCGTCACTACCGTGATGCTCCCGAAGTTGACGTACAGGACGGAGCCATCAGCCTGGTCGTCCAGCCATTTTATGCACTCGGTATCTTCCTTCCACAGGTTACCGGAGATCGAGGTGAAGGCGGTGGTGGCGATGGACGAGACGGGGCCGACGGAGTAGAGGTTGGGGAACTTGGAGCGGATCCTGTACAGCACGGGGCCCTCGAGGTCGTCGAAGGTGTTGAGGATGATACCGGCGGCTTGGGGAGCGTCATGCGCGGCACGCCTCGCCATAATGCTCAGCATTACGTCGTCGGGGTCGGTGGTCCGGACGAAAGACGGCAGGTCCCGGAAGCGGATGTTCTCGAGGCCGACGATCCAGTCGATCGGAGTATCGAGATACCCGTTCGTCAAGAAGCTTTCATCTGCGTGAAGgcatatcatcaaatatgattctTTGGGTGATGCAGATCGATCATTTGGCTCGAAATCTTACCTTTGAGAGGCGTGTAGCCTCTCCTGACGAGCTCACCAAAGTGAAAGTAGCTCCAACAGCCACATGCACTATGTGTGAAGAAGAGCAAGACAGGAACCCCGAAGTCCTCATCCACGGTGAAGGACATAGCCCCATCGGACACGATGCATGTGACGGGGGGCACGTCGGCCGCGCGGCTCAGCCTCGCCATGAGGTCTCTGAATGGGGCCAGGCAGGTGGCCCTGGTGGAAGCGCACAGCGCCGGCACATCCTGCGTGTTGTTCTCGTCCGA is from Musa acuminata AAA Group cultivar baxijiao chromosome BXJ3-8, Cavendish_Baxijiao_AAA, whole genome shotgun sequence and encodes:
- the LOC135645210 gene encoding protein PHOSPHATE-INDUCED 1-like — encoded protein: MASIHQPKESTTFLLFLLLLSFTDLCIASRKLSSLYQPPPTILTYHRGALLEGNIPISVLWYGKFSPSQRSIITDFLLSLTPPHRPTTFAIITPTVSKWWRTVDYYVQKAGKRKTHVLLTNQVLDEGYSMGRLLRRSDVSELARRLGVMAGGVALVLTAADVAVEGFCSAACGMHGSVAAGSARSAYIWVGDSVSQCPGQCAWPFHKPAYGQQGQPLGAPNGDVGLDGMVINLATLLTGSVTNPYGGGYFQGDRDAPVEVAAGCPGVYGEGAYPGYAGKLRVDVKTKASYNVEGEKGRKYLVPALLDPISNSCLPMV
- the LOC135645209 gene encoding 7-deoxyloganetin glucosyltransferase-like, producing the protein MAAFTEIRPHAVVVPFPAQGHINPHLKLAKLLHARGFHITFVNTEYNHRRLTLSRGPDWATAGLDGFRFETIPDGLPPSSDENNTQDVPALCASTRATCLAPFRDLMARLSRAADVPPVTCIVSDGAMSFTVDEDFGVPVLLFFTHSACGCWSYFHFGELVRRGYTPLKDESFLTNGYLDTPIDWIVGLENIRFRDLPSFVRTTDPDDVMLSIMARRAAHDAPQAAGIILNTFDDLEGPVLYRIRSKFPNLYSVGPVSSIATTAFTSISGNLWKEDTECIKWLDDQADGSVLYVNFGSITVVTAEQLLEFAWGLARSGYPFLWVVRPDMVRGEAAVLPEEFAAEVEGRGLLVGWCNQEEVLSHPATAVFLSHCGWNSTLESISEGVPMICWPFFAEQQTNCRYLCTKWGMGTEIGSNARRGEVEGCIREVMTGDKGREMRKRALEWKERARKAIGPGGSSSVNLERLVEELTRRQ